In the genome of Eggerthella sp. YY7918, one region contains:
- a CDS encoding response regulator transcription factor, protein MHVLIVEDDPMISHIIEDRLIEAGYETSVAPDADTAYRLVEKYPFDLILLDILLPKSNGFDVCATLRTSYATPIIFMSCLDDSDSIVQALEMGGDDYLVKPFDVEVLLARIKANLRRAELLSNHRSNQAIYRFNTFSLNCERHSVLKDDEETPLTALEFQILFFLLSHSRTYYTPEQIYEKVWGKDSYGDVRTVIVHIHGIRQKIERDPKNPTYLSRQRGRGYAFIPDEDDAQ, encoded by the coding sequence ATGCACGTGCTTATTGTAGAAGACGACCCGATGATTTCTCACATTATAGAGGATCGTCTCATTGAGGCAGGATACGAAACTTCAGTCGCCCCAGACGCTGATACGGCTTATCGACTTGTTGAAAAGTATCCTTTTGATTTAATTCTGCTGGATATCCTTCTTCCCAAAAGCAACGGCTTCGACGTATGCGCAACGCTTAGAACCAGCTATGCAACCCCCATTATTTTTATGAGTTGCCTCGATGATAGCGATTCTATTGTTCAGGCGCTCGAAATGGGCGGAGACGATTATCTTGTAAAACCCTTCGATGTCGAAGTTCTTCTTGCTCGCATTAAAGCAAATCTGCGCCGTGCCGAACTTCTCAGCAACCATAGATCCAATCAGGCCATATACCGATTCAACACGTTTTCGCTCAACTGCGAGCGACACAGCGTGCTCAAAGACGACGAGGAAACTCCGCTTACCGCACTTGAGTTCCAAATTCTCTTTTTCTTACTAAGTCACAGCCGCACATACTACACCCCCGAGCAAATCTACGAAAAGGTTTGGGGGAAGGATAGTTATGGCGATGTACGAACGGTAATCGTCCACATCCACGGTATAAGACAAAAAATTGAGCGCGACCCAAAAAACCCAACCTATCTCTCTCGCCAACGGGGGCGCGGCTATGCGTTCATACCCGATGAAGACGATGCGCAATAA
- a CDS encoding FAD-binding protein — translation MSLTRRDFITGAIGASIGCVPALAACSPTSKTSAESETNSSETAATQGTSYSFEIPPQPIEESEIAETFEADVVVVGGGTAGLCTAVSAQQSGCSVILVSASKAPVSRGGSNHAAYSRVMEENGVPRYDVDRFFRKEFLVGGYTADQRKWFRFYNNSEEAMNWALDVIEPYGGRGILEGSPEGIDETDPMFTPVASHCFVDDEITSPSIGQSILVNALAKTLENEGGSIYWQNIGRQLVRGGVANGTEGRVEAVIAEREDGSYAKYAGKKAVVLATGDFSKDPEMMEKYCPWAIPTLVDVDVIDYDIGLFNGSLMPGDGHKMGLWIGAAWQKNVPNAAMIGGNGVNNFCNQPLLGHTGLMVNIRGERYSNEFACGALSNRNALMQTDGRTFMIWGQNYLEEGGPWYTYPRSHGDAPVSNEQTQEKWDKFVENGAWFKCDTLEELCEKLELPKETLDTIARYNELCEKGVDEDFHKDAQYMIPIKDAPYYGFENSVRFLTVLGGLNTDQYMRVCNAKDEPIPGLYNVGTMVGDFFSSVYTFMAEGSNYGACCLTFGYLTGKYIAENE, via the coding sequence ATGAGTTTAACAAGGAGAGATTTCATCACTGGAGCCATCGGAGCAAGCATCGGATGTGTGCCCGCGCTTGCTGCGTGCAGCCCTACCTCAAAGACTTCGGCAGAAAGCGAGACCAACTCCTCCGAAACTGCTGCCACACAAGGAACATCCTATTCGTTCGAAATACCGCCTCAGCCTATCGAGGAATCTGAAATAGCCGAAACGTTTGAGGCCGATGTTGTAGTTGTGGGCGGTGGAACCGCCGGTCTATGCACAGCAGTTTCAGCCCAACAAAGCGGCTGCTCCGTCATCTTGGTATCTGCCAGCAAAGCTCCGGTATCCCGCGGCGGCTCGAATCATGCAGCCTACAGCAGGGTCATGGAAGAAAACGGCGTCCCCCGCTATGACGTCGATAGGTTTTTCCGCAAGGAGTTTCTTGTGGGAGGCTATACCGCCGACCAACGTAAGTGGTTCCGCTTCTACAACAACAGCGAAGAAGCTATGAACTGGGCTCTCGATGTGATTGAGCCGTACGGAGGCCGAGGCATCCTTGAGGGTTCTCCTGAAGGAATCGACGAGACAGATCCCATGTTCACGCCTGTTGCATCACACTGCTTCGTCGATGACGAAATTACCTCTCCGAGCATTGGTCAAAGCATTTTGGTAAATGCACTGGCAAAAACGCTGGAAAACGAAGGCGGCTCGATCTATTGGCAGAATATCGGACGCCAGCTTGTCCGCGGCGGTGTAGCGAACGGAACAGAAGGGCGCGTCGAAGCGGTTATCGCCGAGCGCGAGGACGGTTCATACGCAAAATACGCAGGCAAAAAAGCCGTTGTTCTTGCAACGGGAGACTTTTCAAAAGACCCCGAGATGATGGAAAAGTATTGCCCCTGGGCAATCCCCACGTTGGTTGACGTTGATGTTATCGACTACGACATTGGACTGTTCAACGGATCGCTTATGCCCGGCGACGGCCACAAAATGGGTCTGTGGATTGGCGCCGCTTGGCAAAAGAATGTGCCGAATGCCGCAATGATCGGAGGCAATGGCGTCAACAATTTCTGCAATCAACCGCTTCTTGGACATACCGGACTCATGGTAAACATCCGCGGCGAACGATATAGCAACGAGTTTGCCTGCGGGGCTCTTTCGAACAGAAACGCCCTTATGCAAACAGACGGTCGTACTTTTATGATCTGGGGCCAAAATTACTTGGAGGAAGGTGGGCCTTGGTACACCTATCCGCGTTCGCATGGCGATGCCCCTGTCTCCAATGAGCAAACGCAGGAAAAATGGGATAAGTTTGTCGAAAATGGCGCTTGGTTCAAATGCGACACCCTGGAAGAGCTCTGCGAAAAGCTTGAGCTACCGAAGGAGACCCTCGACACCATAGCTCGCTACAACGAGCTCTGCGAAAAGGGCGTCGATGAAGACTTCCACAAAGATGCTCAGTATATGATACCCATCAAGGATGCGCCTTATTACGGATTCGAAAACTCTGTGCGATTCTTAACCGTCCTTGGCGGTCTTAACACCGATCAGTATATGCGCGTGTGCAACGCGAAAGACGAGCCTATCCCCGGCCTGTACAACGTCGGAACGATGGTGGGTGATTTCTTCTCGAGCGTATACACCTTCATGGCAGAAGGGAGCAATTACGGCGCCTGCTGCTTGACGTTTGGATATCTGACCGGAAAGTACATCGCCGAAAACGAATAG
- the folE gene encoding GTP cyclohydrolase I FolE — protein MDKAKIEEGVRMILEGVGEDPTREGLRETPARVARMYEEVFAGLEQDPAEHFATTFDEHHEEMVLVRDIPFYSMCEHHLVPFFGMAHVAYIPAADGRICGLSKLARLVDVFAKRPQVQERLTSQIADTLIDELHPQGVIVVLEAEHLCMSMRGVKKAGAKTTTSAVRGAFERSQATRAEALSLIFARRD, from the coding sequence ATGGACAAGGCAAAAATCGAAGAGGGCGTGCGGATGATCCTTGAAGGCGTGGGGGAGGATCCCACGCGCGAAGGGCTGCGCGAAACGCCGGCGCGTGTGGCGCGCATGTACGAAGAAGTGTTTGCGGGACTTGAGCAAGATCCGGCCGAGCACTTTGCCACCACATTCGACGAGCATCACGAGGAAATGGTGCTCGTGCGCGACATCCCCTTTTACTCCATGTGCGAGCATCATCTCGTACCGTTTTTCGGCATGGCGCATGTGGCCTATATTCCGGCGGCCGACGGGCGCATTTGCGGTCTGTCGAAACTCGCACGGCTGGTGGATGTGTTCGCGAAGCGTCCGCAGGTGCAGGAGCGTTTGACCTCGCAAATCGCCGACACGCTTATCGACGAGCTGCATCCCCAGGGTGTCATTGTGGTGTTGGAGGCCGAGCATCTTTGCATGAGCATGCGCGGCGTAAAGAAGGCGGGCGCGAAAACCACCACGAGCGCCGTTCGCGGCGCGTTCGAACGCAGCCAAGCCACCCGTGCCGAAGCCCTCTCCCTCATCTTCGCTCGACGGGACTAA
- a CDS encoding LuxR C-terminal-related transcriptional regulator: protein MGTPSSIAAHYFSQGGARYIGLGFYWAWLFLTFYTSILLPSSPSAAALVSDMWTWAAWAHAITLLACALLARRLQPLALRQSSIILSSVITCLGTLLIPFGYLFANTTPFAMVTLATSGAVITGASTAWIVLSWGILYSKRGARFSLFGIIASYLLSAVIYFLVQLMSPFVAIATTVLLPICSGALMLSVRTQASSDVASPKKYGQSRNHRFAPRVLLPLTAIFLYALCGEMLRGFATASGEQTSLDVMGNLYLLGSAVGLVIMGTILALIPSFTRKRPSEMPGIRITLLIMAAGFLVTTLTSASFFFAYAVFGAAFQCYRSLVWMYSADVAERTGAPAFTIFGATQCCSAFAVVIGVPIASSLSQFVFSGLTQWTTIASIAVFLIFTTAVLVINPKDLETAWGLTPSNATNNFEAAETQSMQSEDDASSAMDTSSIGPSSAQNNDLDSEENTLAFLTDEFGLTAREYEVALLLAKGRSLPFIQEELHIAQGTAQTHLVHIYRKLDVHSRQEFLDVIESRLNMTL from the coding sequence GTGGGCACACCATCAAGCATAGCCGCGCACTACTTCTCGCAAGGCGGAGCGCGTTACATCGGCCTTGGGTTTTATTGGGCATGGCTCTTCTTGACCTTCTATACGTCCATTCTTCTCCCAAGTTCACCTTCGGCGGCCGCCTTGGTAAGCGACATGTGGACATGGGCGGCATGGGCGCACGCCATTACCCTTTTGGCTTGCGCGCTTTTGGCGCGCCGGCTCCAGCCCCTTGCGTTACGACAATCCTCGATCATTCTCTCGTCCGTCATCACCTGTCTTGGAACGTTGCTCATACCCTTTGGCTACCTCTTTGCCAACACAACGCCTTTCGCAATGGTCACGCTTGCAACAAGCGGAGCCGTCATCACTGGAGCTTCAACTGCATGGATCGTGCTGTCGTGGGGCATACTGTACAGCAAACGCGGTGCACGTTTTTCGCTGTTCGGCATCATCGCTTCATATCTACTCTCTGCCGTCATCTATTTTCTCGTGCAGCTCATGTCGCCTTTTGTAGCTATTGCGACCACCGTGCTTCTGCCCATATGCTCGGGAGCGTTGATGCTCTCCGTTCGAACCCAAGCTTCTTCCGATGTTGCTTCACCTAAGAAATACGGGCAGAGCAGAAACCATCGTTTCGCGCCCCGCGTACTGCTTCCTCTGACAGCTATCTTCCTCTATGCATTATGCGGTGAAATGCTCCGCGGATTTGCAACAGCCTCTGGTGAGCAGACAAGCCTTGATGTCATGGGTAATCTTTACCTACTCGGCAGTGCTGTAGGCTTGGTGATCATGGGTACCATTCTTGCCCTGATTCCCAGCTTTACGCGAAAACGCCCTTCCGAAATGCCCGGCATTCGCATCACGCTCCTCATTATGGCGGCAGGGTTTCTTGTTACTACGCTCACCAGCGCTTCGTTCTTCTTCGCTTACGCCGTTTTTGGCGCCGCCTTTCAGTGCTATCGGTCGCTTGTGTGGATGTACAGCGCAGACGTGGCCGAGCGCACCGGAGCGCCCGCATTCACCATCTTTGGCGCGACGCAATGTTGCTCTGCCTTCGCGGTGGTTATCGGAGTGCCCATTGCGTCATCGCTGAGCCAATTCGTCTTTTCGGGACTTACTCAATGGACCACCATTGCTTCAATTGCCGTGTTTCTCATTTTCACAACAGCCGTGCTCGTTATAAACCCGAAAGATCTTGAGACCGCTTGGGGCCTCACACCAAGCAATGCAACGAACAATTTCGAAGCTGCCGAAACGCAGAGCATGCAATCAGAAGACGATGCGTCATCGGCCATGGACACGTCGTCGATAGGTCCTTCTTCAGCCCAAAACAACGATCTGGACTCCGAAGAAAACACCCTTGCCTTTCTGACAGATGAATTTGGACTCACCGCCCGCGAGTACGAGGTTGCGCTCCTCCTTGCAAAAGGACGCAGCCTTCCCTTCATTCAGGAAGAGCTTCACATTGCACAGGGAACCGCCCAAACGCATCTGGTGCATATTTACCGCAAACTCGATGTCCATTCGCGCCAAGAATTTCTCGATGTGATTGAATCGCGCCTCAACATGACGCTTTAA
- a CDS encoding FAD-dependent oxidoreductase: MQKQPLCTRRSFIGLGGVAAATLAAGSLAGCASGSSSSSSSKDSSAPAAETTDYKAAPAPIADSEIKETVEADIVVIGGGISGAVAAATAAEAGKKVVVLQKAETALSHGSGAAAWNSKAQNEVGAKFDPWEAVIEWTRQGENRADLDLLKTWIYNSGPTMDWATELTNDVEGVGPVMMIYMPDMEYPDHFNMCYPAVHMWTGQMQALAQWLLDYSEENGAEVRYSTPAVQLVRDDNNTGRVSAAIAKNSDGYIKVTAADGVILAAGDYGNNPDMRAEYLPHAEGLKSAYTQPDINTGDGQLMGMWVGGFMQLAPHCSNIHYDPPIDVPDIGGSGIPWLFVNKKGKRFCNEDMQYGQLYAQDMNQPDYMHFQVFDDNFRTDWEDMGSGMMKKEPPVDIVASIEAGVEKGDVYTGDTLEALAESMGVPADALTATVERYNQLCDEGYDDDYGKQAGRLKPVRKGPFYAIARRAGVLCTLNGVITNGQCQVLDADREVIEGLYAVGNCQGNFFGGLEHQMVMPGMSLGRAMTTGRVAALVASGQELAKGRL; this comes from the coding sequence ATGCAGAAACAACCATTGTGTACGAGGCGCTCATTTATCGGCTTGGGAGGCGTAGCAGCGGCCACTCTTGCAGCGGGATCACTCGCTGGCTGCGCATCCGGATCGTCATCGTCATCGTCATCAAAGGACAGTTCGGCACCTGCTGCCGAAACAACCGACTACAAAGCGGCACCCGCGCCCATTGCCGACAGCGAAATCAAAGAAACCGTCGAAGCGGACATTGTGGTAATCGGTGGCGGCATATCGGGTGCTGTTGCGGCAGCTACTGCAGCTGAAGCAGGCAAAAAGGTTGTCGTGCTGCAAAAGGCCGAAACGGCTCTTTCGCATGGATCCGGAGCCGCCGCATGGAATTCAAAAGCCCAGAATGAGGTCGGCGCCAAATTTGATCCCTGGGAAGCTGTTATCGAATGGACGCGTCAAGGTGAAAATCGCGCCGACCTTGATCTACTGAAAACTTGGATATACAACAGCGGACCAACCATGGATTGGGCGACCGAGCTCACCAACGATGTTGAAGGGGTCGGACCGGTAATGATGATTTACATGCCCGACATGGAATATCCCGACCATTTCAATATGTGCTATCCCGCCGTTCATATGTGGACGGGGCAGATGCAAGCGCTCGCTCAGTGGCTCCTCGATTACTCCGAGGAAAACGGTGCCGAAGTTCGCTACAGCACTCCCGCGGTGCAGCTTGTACGCGACGATAACAACACCGGTCGCGTGAGCGCCGCCATCGCAAAGAACTCTGATGGCTATATCAAGGTAACGGCAGCCGATGGCGTTATCTTGGCCGCAGGCGACTATGGCAACAATCCCGACATGCGTGCCGAGTACCTACCGCATGCCGAAGGCCTCAAGTCAGCCTATACGCAACCCGACATCAACACGGGCGACGGTCAGCTTATGGGCATGTGGGTAGGCGGCTTTATGCAGCTTGCTCCCCATTGCTCGAATATCCATTACGATCCGCCCATCGATGTGCCCGACATCGGCGGATCAGGCATTCCGTGGCTATTCGTGAACAAGAAGGGCAAGCGTTTCTGCAACGAGGATATGCAGTATGGCCAGCTGTACGCTCAAGATATGAATCAACCTGATTATATGCACTTCCAAGTATTCGACGACAACTTCCGCACCGACTGGGAAGATATGGGCTCGGGCATGATGAAGAAGGAGCCTCCTGTCGACATTGTCGCAAGCATTGAAGCAGGCGTTGAAAAGGGTGATGTATATACGGGCGACACCCTTGAAGCACTGGCGGAAAGCATGGGAGTACCCGCCGACGCATTGACCGCAACCGTTGAGCGGTACAACCAGCTTTGTGATGAGGGTTACGACGACGATTACGGCAAGCAGGCCGGACGTCTCAAGCCCGTACGCAAGGGGCCGTTCTATGCCATCGCTCGCCGCGCCGGCGTCTTATGCACCCTGAATGGCGTTATCACAAATGGCCAATGCCAGGTGCTTGACGCCGATCGTGAAGTCATTGAAGGACTGTACGCTGTTGGCAACTGTCAGGGCAATTTCTTCGGCGGTCTTGAGCACCAGATGGTCATGCCCGGCATGAGCCTTGGTCGCGCTATGACCACCGGCCGCGTAGCCGCACTTGTCGCAAGCGGTCAAGAACTGGCAAAGGGTCGCCTGTAA
- the msrB gene encoding peptide-methionine (R)-S-oxide reductase MsrB: MKTGSESRIAVPAQTKPHARAITQKARVGGCLAAASLVALSALGCTTQDNTGGIGFLNLGGGLSYDEAKQLPFKQVDVDPTRAHTIYFAGGCFWGIDAYFSLVPGVVDTTSGYANGTVENPSYENVCTGNTGHAETVRVRYDPEAVSLQTLVENYFGLIDPLSVNSQGNDLGTQYRTGIYYEDAGDLPVLEAAYAAEEERVGRPLAVELEPLTCFYEAEEYHQDYLDKNPTGYCHVDFSGLQAFADDGSEGTSLDASAYEKPSEDTLREQLTPEQFDVTQNAATERPFTGEYYNNTEPGIYVDVATGEPLFSSADQYDAGCGWPSFTKPIDPNVVSEWADTSHGMNRVEVKSRVGESHLGHVFNDGPTDKGGLRYCINSASLRFVPLADMDAQGYGDLKHLVISQK, encoded by the coding sequence ATGAAGACAGGCAGTGAATCGAGAATTGCTGTACCGGCGCAGACGAAACCGCATGCACGAGCCATCACGCAGAAAGCGCGGGTCGGCGGTTGCCTTGCTGCAGCATCACTGGTTGCCCTGTCGGCGCTCGGATGCACGACGCAGGATAACACGGGCGGCATAGGCTTCCTGAATCTTGGGGGCGGCCTTTCGTACGACGAGGCTAAGCAGTTGCCCTTCAAGCAGGTAGACGTTGATCCCACCCGCGCTCACACGATTTATTTTGCCGGGGGATGCTTCTGGGGCATCGACGCATACTTCTCGTTGGTGCCAGGCGTGGTGGATACCACCTCGGGCTATGCAAACGGTACCGTGGAAAATCCCTCGTATGAAAACGTATGCACCGGCAATACCGGTCATGCCGAAACGGTGCGTGTGCGCTACGACCCCGAGGCCGTGAGCCTGCAAACGCTGGTGGAAAACTATTTCGGCCTTATCGATCCTTTGAGCGTGAACAGCCAAGGCAACGATTTGGGTACGCAATACCGCACCGGTATCTACTATGAAGATGCCGGGGACCTTCCCGTACTCGAAGCGGCATACGCCGCCGAAGAGGAACGCGTCGGACGCCCTCTTGCGGTGGAGCTTGAGCCTTTAACCTGCTTCTACGAGGCTGAAGAATACCACCAAGACTACCTCGACAAAAATCCGACGGGCTACTGCCATGTCGATTTTTCGGGTTTGCAAGCGTTCGCCGACGATGGCTCGGAGGGCACATCGCTTGACGCGAGCGCCTATGAGAAGCCTTCAGAAGATACATTGCGCGAACAACTTACGCCCGAGCAGTTTGATGTCACACAAAACGCCGCGACCGAACGGCCCTTCACCGGTGAGTATTACAACAATACCGAACCCGGCATCTACGTGGATGTGGCCACCGGCGAGCCGCTGTTCTCATCGGCCGATCAGTATGATGCCGGCTGCGGTTGGCCCAGCTTCACGAAACCCATCGATCCCAACGTGGTGTCCGAGTGGGCCGATACCAGCCACGGCATGAACCGCGTGGAGGTGAAGAGCCGTGTGGGCGAATCGCATCTCGGCCATGTGTTCAACGACGGCCCCACCGACAAAGGCGGTCTACGCTACTGCATCAACAGCGCATCGCTGCGCTTCGTCCCCCTAGCCGATATGGACGCACAAGGCTACGGCGACCTCAAACATTTGGTCATAAGCCAAAAGTAA
- a CDS encoding exodeoxyribonuclease III, translating to MRFISWNVNGLRAVLNKGFEDIVCEIDADIVALQETKLQEGQATLDLPQYREYWSYAQKKGYSGTAVFCKEQPLQVLHGLGSDYLDAEGRIVALEFPGFWFVDVYTPNAQNELARIAHRMQWDDAFRDFCKGLEEGVLPAGVPVQRPAPGEGHVTISELPLTQPGESTDPKPVVMCGDFNVAHQEIDLKNPGPNRGKAGFSDEERGKFTDLLDAGFVDSFRHLHPDVTGAYSWWSYRFKARQTNAGWRIDYFLVSEALAPKIESACIYDEVYGSDHCPVGIELDL from the coding sequence ATGCGTTTCATCTCGTGGAATGTGAATGGTTTGCGGGCTGTGCTCAACAAGGGGTTCGAGGACATTGTCTGCGAAATCGACGCGGACATCGTGGCGTTGCAGGAGACGAAACTGCAGGAGGGTCAGGCCACGCTCGACTTGCCGCAGTATCGCGAGTATTGGAGCTATGCGCAGAAGAAGGGCTACTCCGGCACGGCGGTGTTTTGCAAGGAGCAGCCGCTGCAGGTGCTGCACGGTCTAGGGTCGGACTACCTGGATGCCGAGGGACGCATTGTGGCGCTGGAGTTTCCCGGCTTTTGGTTCGTGGACGTGTACACGCCCAACGCGCAGAACGAGCTGGCGCGAATCGCGCACCGCATGCAGTGGGACGATGCGTTCCGCGACTTCTGCAAGGGGCTTGAGGAAGGCGTGCTGCCCGCCGGCGTGCCCGTGCAGCGTCCGGCGCCGGGCGAGGGTCACGTGACCATCTCCGAGCTGCCGCTGACGCAACCGGGCGAATCGACCGACCCGAAGCCCGTGGTCATGTGCGGCGACTTCAATGTGGCACATCAGGAGATCGACCTGAAAAACCCCGGCCCCAACCGCGGCAAAGCGGGCTTTTCCGACGAGGAACGCGGCAAGTTCACCGACCTCTTGGATGCAGGCTTTGTGGATTCCTTCCGCCACCTGCACCCGGATGTGACCGGCGCGTACTCCTGGTGGAGCTACCGCTTCAAGGCCCGCCAAACAAACGCCGGTTGGCGTATCGACTACTTTCTGGTCAGTGAGGCGTTAGCCCCCAAGATCGAAAGCGCTTGCATCTACGACGAAGTCTACGGCAGCGATCACTGCCCGGTAGGAATAGAGTTGGACTTATAG
- a CDS encoding 23S rRNA (pseudouridine(1915)-N(3))-methyltransferase RlmH — translation MKFTIVAVGKLKERFWVDACGEYLKRLQPYAQTRVVEVADVDPARAGGVEAAREREGAAIVAALPEAAHVVLLAIEGKERSSVGLSQRIDALALRGMSDFAFVIGGSDGVNDAVRARADETLSFGPITLPHNLARVVLLEQLYRSQKISRGEPYHK, via the coding sequence ATGAAATTCACCATTGTCGCCGTTGGCAAGTTGAAGGAGCGGTTCTGGGTCGATGCGTGCGGGGAATACCTGAAACGGCTGCAGCCCTATGCGCAGACGCGTGTGGTAGAGGTTGCGGATGTGGATCCTGCGCGTGCAGGTGGCGTAGAGGCGGCGCGTGAGCGCGAAGGTGCTGCGATTGTGGCCGCGTTGCCTGAGGCGGCGCATGTGGTACTGCTGGCAATTGAGGGCAAGGAACGCTCCAGCGTGGGATTGTCGCAGCGCATCGACGCGCTTGCGCTTCGCGGCATGAGCGACTTTGCCTTTGTGATAGGCGGTTCCGATGGCGTGAACGATGCCGTGCGCGCTCGCGCCGACGAGACGCTTTCGTTCGGCCCTATCACCCTGCCGCACAACCTGGCACGCGTCGTACTTTTGGAACAACTCTACCGTTCCCAAAAAATTTCCCGAGGCGAACCGTACCACAAGTAA
- a CDS encoding ABC transporter substrate-binding protein codes for MKRFFGIVLAGALACGLAFALVGCGGNSEEQASKGNSADKKQITINVKCPPVTTAYDADHPDAEIMDLFQEAGERFAATYEDAEVTFNYTKFQYVDEKAQVIDKFDTPEAADVLFAGSFNLPTYIREGRVATLDDVIDDELRADIDEAIWQQCMVDGATYTMPFYQLQNTFMVNADLMRAAGLEQYIPADGEIAQWSIDEFNEILQALKASMTTSGTFPLAFYASNNQGDTHVMSLLRAYGASIFDDEGNFNVSSPEGVQALSWVSSLNEQAIIPKGAENLEFISNIELFNNGQMAICPGNMVNFRAVVDEMGMDAFLANFPDPTGSGIATTFLNGFTVFDNGDADKVKVAKDFVRFIYSDDEFLRYALSSIPVNEHLVEQNKDQIAYLDMYTRNSQNTVDFLNNTPNWEGVRAAFYPNMQDLLRGTKTAEEVAAGIDESCNAAIAEGLKEIEASNAARGAGSAGATNGSSGSGTTQASS; via the coding sequence ATGAAACGATTTTTCGGTATAGTGCTTGCGGGTGCGCTGGCTTGCGGACTCGCGTTTGCACTGGTTGGCTGCGGAGGCAATTCCGAAGAGCAAGCGTCCAAAGGCAACTCTGCGGACAAAAAACAAATCACCATCAATGTGAAATGCCCGCCAGTCACGACGGCTTATGATGCCGATCATCCCGACGCTGAGATCATGGATTTGTTCCAGGAGGCAGGCGAGCGATTCGCTGCCACCTATGAGGATGCCGAAGTAACGTTCAACTATACGAAGTTCCAGTACGTCGACGAAAAGGCGCAAGTCATCGACAAGTTCGATACGCCTGAGGCAGCCGATGTGCTGTTTGCAGGCTCCTTCAACCTTCCCACGTACATCCGCGAAGGACGGGTAGCCACCCTTGACGATGTTATCGATGACGAGCTGCGCGCCGACATCGACGAGGCTATCTGGCAGCAGTGCATGGTGGACGGCGCCACCTACACCATGCCGTTCTATCAGCTGCAAAACACGTTTATGGTGAACGCCGATCTTATGCGCGCCGCCGGACTTGAGCAGTACATTCCCGCTGATGGCGAGATTGCACAATGGTCCATTGACGAGTTCAATGAAATCCTTCAGGCGCTTAAAGCGTCCATGACCACAAGCGGAACGTTTCCGCTCGCATTCTATGCTTCGAACAATCAGGGTGATACCCACGTCATGTCTCTCCTGCGTGCCTACGGTGCCTCGATTTTCGACGATGAGGGCAACTTCAATGTGAGTTCTCCCGAGGGTGTACAGGCGCTCTCGTGGGTTTCTTCACTCAACGAGCAGGCCATTATCCCCAAAGGTGCCGAAAACTTGGAGTTCATCTCCAATATCGAGCTGTTTAATAACGGTCAGATGGCCATTTGCCCCGGCAATATGGTGAACTTCCGTGCCGTAGTGGACGAGATGGGCATGGATGCGTTTTTGGCCAACTTCCCCGATCCTACAGGATCGGGCATTGCAACCACGTTCTTGAACGGATTCACCGTGTTCGATAACGGCGATGCCGACAAGGTAAAAGTGGCGAAGGATTTCGTGCGCTTTATTTACTCCGATGACGAATTCCTGCGCTATGCGCTCAGCAGTATTCCGGTGAACGAGCATCTGGTGGAGCAGAACAAGGATCAGATTGCCTATCTGGATATGTACACGCGCAATTCGCAGAACACCGTCGATTTCCTGAACAATACGCCGAACTGGGAAGGTGTGCGTGCCGCATTCTATCCCAACATGCAGGATTTGCTGCGCGGTACAAAAACCGCTGAAGAAGTTGCTGCGGGCATCGATGAAAGCTGTAACGCCGCTATTGCCGAAGGTTTGAAAGAGATCGAGGCCTCGAATGCCGCGCGGGGAGCAGGATCCGCAGGGGCTACGAATGGTTCGAGCGGTTCGGGAACCACGCAGGCGAGTTCATGA